One Ancylobacter novellus DSM 506 genomic window, ATCTTGCCGGGGCGAGAAACCCCGCCGCCGGCCTTTCGAGCCGAGGCGAGGGCCTGCGCGATGAAGAGACGTGCCTGCTCGGCACGGGCCGAGCGGATGCGGCCGGGATGGACGCGGAACTCGCGTTCATCGCTCGTGGTGAAGCCTCGGAATGTGTAGAAGTTTGTTGATTTACGGCCATCTAAGGGACGCGTGCAACTTGTGGTTCGGCTCCGCAAGGTGCCTAGGCCGCAGAAAACACATGGAGAAACAACGTCCCGACCGCCGCGCAATGTGCGTCCTTTTATCCTGCCCTCGTGCGGTCGTGGTCGCTGTGCTGCACCTCCTTGCCCTCCATGTGGCGCCAGAGCCCGACAGCGTGCGAAAGCCGGTCTTAATGGTCGTACCGCCTTGACGATGACAAAAGTGAAATGAAAAGCACGCCCGATGGCGGCGCGAGGAGCGCGGCATTGGCTGAATTGCTACGCTCGGGCTGCGCGACTAACAGCGGCGCCTTGCGCCATTTTTTCGCGATTAAGAACACCGTTCCGGTGATAGCCGCGTCAAAATCATTGTCGATGATCGGCGCCAGAGCCGCGAGGTAGTTGCGTATCTTCGGCGGCAAAGGCTCGCCGACAAGCTACGCCTCATAGCGCGCTGGCCGTTATTATAGGCCACGAGCAGTGCGCATATGCTGTCATAGCGGTCATAAAGTTGCCGCAGGTAAGCCGCGCCGACGCGGATGTTATCGCGCGGGTTGACCGCATCAGCGCGAGGCCGTGACGGATGCGAACCTATCGCACAGTCGGGCGAGGCGGCCCGCGGATTGCCGCCCCTCTCACCTCGAAGGGCCGCACGGATCCAGCCGCCAGGAAGCTCGAAGCGCTGCGCAGCTTTGTCAATGTAACGGGCGTCGAACGCAACGGAATACGCCACAGTGGGCGTCTTAGTCGGCGCGGTGGCACAGCCGGGCGACGCGCCGCTGATCGATAGTCCGGTTGCGAGGAAGAGCCCAGAGCGATCCATGTCAGCGCACCGCCGCGCGCCGGACGAGGTCGCCGTCATCGGCCTCGTCCGTGTTCAAAGGACCATGTTTCGGATCGACGGGCGCGTCTGATCCAGGGGCAAAAAATGCGGCTTCTGAGCTGTCACGCCGGCAAGGGAAACGCCTCGGAAATGCTTGTCCCCGTCGATTTCAGAGACGGCGGTGATGCCCTGGCCTCGGCTTCGAACTCATCCACCGGGCGACCGGCCGATGACGTGTTTGACACCCCGCCTACAAATATCTATCTATTCTATAGATTATTAGCTGAGAGGCGAGCGATGGCGTTGCAGGGTATCCGTTTTGGCGTATGGGCGCCGGTGCACGGTCCGCGCGCGGCGTTGAACGATCCTGAAGAGCCGTTCGATGCGTCCTGGGAGCACAACAAGGCGGTGATCCTGGAAGCCGAGCAGCTCGGCTTCCATGCGACGCTGATCGCCCAGCACACCGTCAACCCACATCTGCCGGACCATGACCAGCTGGAAACCTGGACCGCGGCGGCGGCGCTGGCGGCGCTGACAAGCCGGATTGAGATCATCGCGGCGATCAAGCCCTTCATCTTCCATCCGGTCTTCCTCGCCAAGATGGCGCTGCAGATCGAGAACATCAGCGGCGGCCGGTTCGGCATCAACCTGATCAATGCCTGGAACAGCGCCGAATTCGAGAAGGCGGGCATCGCCTTCGGCGAGCATGATGCGCGCTATGAATATGGGCGGGAGTGGATCTCGGTCGTCTCCCGGCTGATGGCGGGCGAGAGCGTTACCCATCAGGGGCCGAACTTCTCGATCACCGACTACAAGCTGACCCCGCGCGACCTGCATCGGGCGCGGCCCTCCATCTATATCGGCGGCGAATCAGAGCCGGCGCGGGCGCTGGCCGCCGACCACAGCGATGTCTGGTTCATCAACGGCCAGCCGCTCGCCGATGTCGCGTCGCTGATCGCCGACCTGCGCCGCCGCCCGCGCCGGGGGGTGCCGCTGCGCTTCGGCCTCTCCGCCTTCGTCATCGCCCGCGAGAGCGAAGAGGAGGCGCACGAGGCCTATGAGCGGCTTGTTCGCCTCGCCGCGCTCGACGCGGACGTCCACGCGCTCCAGCGCAAGCATGCCGACCCCAAGACGGTGATGTTCCAGACCATGGCCAAGTCGGTGCGTGTCGGCACCAATGGCGGCACCGCCGCCGGGCTGGTCGGCTCCTACGACCAAGTGAGCGAGCGCATCCTCGCCTTCCACCGCGCCGGGATCGAGCTGTTCATGCTGCAATTCCAGCCGCTGCGCGCCGAGCTGCGCCGTTTCGCGGGCGAGGTCATCCCGCGCGTGCGCGCCGCCGGCGAGGTCGCCCCCGCGCGCGCTTTGTCCGACGCCTGAAGCCCGCCCGGCCGACCAGAGAGAGCATGGCATGAGTGTGACCACCGAATTCACCGCCACTGAGAGCCGAACCTATTCGTCCGCGCCGGCGCCGGGGTTCCGGCTGGGGTCGAGCGGCCTCATCGCCCTGTCCTGGCTGGTGCCTGTTCTGCTGCTCGTGACCTGGGAGGCGCTGGCGCGGCTTGGCTGGATCGAGCCGCACCTCCTGCCGGCGCCCAGCAAGGTGGCCCTGACCGCCTACAAGCTCACGGTCTCCGGCACGCTGCTGCACGACCTCGCGGTCAGCCTGCTGCGCGCGGCGATCGGCTTTGCGATTGGCGGTGGAATCGGTTTCGCGCTCGGCACGCTTGTCGGCTTTTCCCGCATCGCCGAGGCTTTCATCGACCGCAGCGTGCAGATGGTGCGGGCGATCCCGTTCCTGGCCGTGCTGCCGCTGGTCATCGTCTGGCTGGGCGTGGGGGAGGGGCAGAAGATCTTTCTGGTCGCGCTTGGTGTCGCCTTTCCGATCTACGTCAACACCACGCTCGGCATAAGGCAGGTCGACCCGAAGCTGGTCGAGCTTGGCCGCGTGCAGGGATTGAACACCTGGGAACTGATCGCGCGCATCATCTTGCCGGGCGCGCTGCCCTCCATCCTCACCGGCGTTCGCTTCTCTTTGGCGACCGCATGGCTTGCCCTCGTCGTCGCCGAGACCATCGGTGCGCAGGCGGGGCTCGGTTTCCTCGCGCTCGATGCCCGCGAGTTCCTGCGCACCGATGTCATCGTGCTGACGGTCATCATCTACGCGCTGATCGGGGTCGCCGCCGACAGCCTCGCCCGGTTGCTCGAACGTCGCCTGCTCACATGGCATCCGAACTATGGAGACGGGCGATGACCGTGCAGCCGCGCGCCACGGCATTCCAGACCAATGCCGTGGTGGTCTCCAATCTACGCCGCGCCTATGGCGCGCGCACGGTGATCGACCACCTCAATCTGGTGATCGGGCAGGGCGAGTTCGTTGTGCTTCTGGGTGAGAGTGGCTGCGGCAAGACCACGCTGCTGCGGGCCCTGGCGGGGCTTGACCCGGTTCAGGGCGGCACGATCGAGGTGCCTGGACGCCCGGCGGTGGTGTTTCAGGAGCACCGGCTGCTGCCCTGGGAGACGCTGTGGCGCAATGTGACGCTCGGCCTGCGTGTCCCGGACGCCCGCGCCCACGCCGCGGAGGCGCTCGGCGAGGTCGGGCTCGGCGACCGGCTCGACGACTGGCCGCGCAACCTTTCCGGCGGGCAGGCACAGCGCGTGGCGCTGGCCCGCGCGCTGGTGCAGGCGCCGAAGCTGCTTCTGCTCGATGAGCCCTTCGCCGCGCTCGACGCGCTGACCCGCCTGCGCATGCACGGCCTCGTCAAGGACCTTGTCGCCCGTCACCAGCCGGGCGTTCTGCTGGTCACCCACGATGTCGACGAGGCGCTCCGCCTCGGTGATCGCATCCTCGTCATGCGCGACGGCGTCATCGCCGCCGAACATCGCCTTACCCCCGATCACGACGTGGCTGCCGCACGCGCCGGACTGCTGAGCGAGCTTGGCGTCTCCGTCGGCAATGAACAATCACCATCTTATTGATTTAATAGGAATATATCCATGTCGAACTCGATCTTCACCCCGTCGCGCCGCCGGTTTCTGACGACATCGCTCGCCGGTGTCGCGGCGGCGGGTCTCGCCGGCACCGGGCCGGCATTCTCCGCCACCGGGCGCACCACCGACACGCTGCGCCTGACCTGGGGTTATTTCGGCTTGAGCTACCTCGCCAAGGAGCATGGGGCGCTGGAGAAGCGGCTCGCAGACCAGGGCATCAAGGTCGAATGGATCGGCCCGTTCCCCAATCATGCGCCGACCCTGCAGGCCGTGACCGGCGGCACGGCGGACTATGCCTTTGGCGGCAGCA contains:
- a CDS encoding transglycosylase SLT domain-containing protein yields the protein MTATSSGARRCADMDRSGLFLATGLSISGASPGCATAPTKTPTVAYSVAFDARYIDKAAQRFELPGGWIRAALRGERGGNPRAASPDCAIGSHPSRPRADAVNPRDNIRVGAAYLRQLYDRYDSICALLVAYNNGQRAMRRSLSASLCRRRYATTSRLWRRSSTMILTRLSPERCS
- a CDS encoding LLM class flavin-dependent oxidoreductase; translated protein: MALQGIRFGVWAPVHGPRAALNDPEEPFDASWEHNKAVILEAEQLGFHATLIAQHTVNPHLPDHDQLETWTAAAALAALTSRIEIIAAIKPFIFHPVFLAKMALQIENISGGRFGINLINAWNSAEFEKAGIAFGEHDARYEYGREWISVVSRLMAGESVTHQGPNFSITDYKLTPRDLHRARPSIYIGGESEPARALAADHSDVWFINGQPLADVASLIADLRRRPRRGVPLRFGLSAFVIARESEEEAHEAYERLVRLAALDADVHALQRKHADPKTVMFQTMAKSVRVGTNGGTAAGLVGSYDQVSERILAFHRAGIELFMLQFQPLRAELRRFAGEVIPRVRAAGEVAPARALSDA
- a CDS encoding ABC transporter permease subunit, which encodes MSVTTEFTATESRTYSSAPAPGFRLGSSGLIALSWLVPVLLLVTWEALARLGWIEPHLLPAPSKVALTAYKLTVSGTLLHDLAVSLLRAAIGFAIGGGIGFALGTLVGFSRIAEAFIDRSVQMVRAIPFLAVLPLVIVWLGVGEGQKIFLVALGVAFPIYVNTTLGIRQVDPKLVELGRVQGLNTWELIARIILPGALPSILTGVRFSLATAWLALVVAETIGAQAGLGFLALDAREFLRTDVIVLTVIIYALIGVAADSLARLLERRLLTWHPNYGDGR
- a CDS encoding ABC transporter ATP-binding protein, with the translated sequence MTVQPRATAFQTNAVVVSNLRRAYGARTVIDHLNLVIGQGEFVVLLGESGCGKTTLLRALAGLDPVQGGTIEVPGRPAVVFQEHRLLPWETLWRNVTLGLRVPDARAHAAEALGEVGLGDRLDDWPRNLSGGQAQRVALARALVQAPKLLLLDEPFAALDALTRLRMHGLVKDLVARHQPGVLLVTHDVDEALRLGDRILVMRDGVIAAEHRLTPDHDVAAARAGLLSELGVSVGNEQSPSY